From the genome of Mycoplasma anserisalpingitidis, one region includes:
- the rbfA gene encoding 30S ribosome-binding factor RbfA, translating to MNNINLQRKQARVQLLVSDIVTNELTNSNIIDPVVMDVYLTNDLSFLKVYVNLSGNTTKGIEALNNAAGYVRTVLSKSLNWRKVPQVIFELDTVSKNGDRIDQILRDIKNEE from the coding sequence ATGAATAATATTAATTTACAAAGAAAACAAGCTAGGGTACAACTTTTAGTAAGTGACATTGTAACCAATGAATTAACTAATTCAAATATTATAGATCCGGTAGTGATGGACGTTTATTTAACTAATGATCTTTCATTTCTTAAAGTTTATGTAAATCTATCAGGAAACACCACTAAAGGAATTGAAGCATTAAATAATGCTGCTGGTTATGTTAGAACTGTTTTATCTAAAAGCTTAAATTGAAGAAAAGTTCCACAAGTTATCTTTGAACTTGACACTGTAAGCAAAAACGGAGATAGAATTGATCAAATTTTAAGAGATATTAAAAATGAAGAATAA
- a CDS encoding M42 family metallopeptidase, producing MMVKYKDLFDRLNVYMNIEAMSRFEEPVVDELKRNISSSKFEITRDGFGSFIALKKSKKANAPKVMVAAHMDEVGYLVRMIKDNGNILVSPVGGVWPTTVVGTKAKLVTNSENKVFYGVFGHTSIHILEAEKVTKAITNKELFVDFGFMSKKEVEEAGIEIGDRIYISGETIKFPNEIVGGKAMDNRAGVTAMEFIAKNIQDLELDCDVYLVGTVQEEVGTRGAKTSVSIINPDVAFAVDTGASHDTSDCIPGVPVLGKGAAILVKDGGTLTDPKLVNDLMTISKEKDIKAYKYIAEGGGTDASELQYGEGGVSTVTVSIPQRYLHSPIGLASLVDIEATIDLVTEFIKSFNSEKLSEYRK from the coding sequence TAAAGATTTATTTGACAGATTAAATGTTTACATGAACATTGAAGCTATGTCTCGTTTTGAAGAACCTGTTGTGGATGAATTAAAAAGAAACATTTCAAGCTCAAAATTTGAAATCACTAGAGATGGTTTTGGTTCATTTATTGCATTAAAAAAATCTAAGAAAGCAAATGCACCTAAAGTTATGGTTGCTGCACATATGGATGAAGTAGGATATTTAGTTAGAATGATTAAAGATAATGGAAATATCTTAGTGTCTCCAGTTGGTGGTGTTTGACCAACAACAGTTGTTGGTACTAAAGCTAAATTAGTTACAAATAGTGAAAACAAAGTATTCTATGGTGTTTTTGGACACACTTCAATACACATTCTTGAAGCTGAAAAAGTTACTAAAGCAATAACAAATAAAGAATTATTTGTTGACTTTGGTTTTATGTCTAAAAAAGAAGTTGAAGAAGCAGGTATTGAAATTGGTGATAGAATCTACATTAGCGGCGAAACAATTAAGTTCCCTAATGAAATTGTAGGTGGAAAAGCCATGGATAACCGTGCTGGAGTTACTGCTATGGAATTTATAGCTAAAAACATTCAAGATCTTGAACTTGATTGCGATGTTTATCTTGTTGGAACAGTTCAAGAAGAAGTTGGGACACGTGGAGCTAAAACTTCAGTTTCAATTATTAACCCTGATGTAGCTTTTGCTGTTGATACTGGGGCTAGTCACGATACTAGTGACTGTATTCCAGGAGTACCGGTTCTTGGAAAAGGAGCTGCAATTTTGGTTAAAGATGGTGGAACTCTTACAGATCCAAAATTAGTTAATGATTTAATGACTATTTCTAAGGAAAAAGATATCAAAGCTTATAAATACATCGCTGAAGGTGGTGGAACAGATGCTTCAGAATTACAATACGGAGAAGGTGGAGTTTCAACTGTAACTGTAAGTATTCCACAAAGATATTTACATTCACCAATTGGTCTAGCTAGTTTAGTAGATATTGAAGCTACAATTGATTTGGTAACAGAATTTATTAAATCTTTTAACAGCGAAAAATTAAGCGAATATAGAAAATAA